A window from Pokkaliibacter sp. MBI-7 encodes these proteins:
- a CDS encoding glycosyl transferase, with protein sequence MSDFYQNGIITNFHNLTRRPVEALEADLVRFASKRPMSLILPSLFSELEGPALDNIVNCLAKVPYLSEIVIGLDRADRDQFLFAREFFSRLPQHHRILWNDGPRLRALDAELEAEGLSPQEPGKGRNVWYCSGYVLASARAEAVALHDCDIVTYDREMLARLIYPVANPQFNYEFCKGYYSRIAEGKLNGRVSRLLVTPMIRALKKIYGPLPYLEYLDSYRYPLSGEFSMRVDVLNDIRIPSDWGLEIGVLSEVHRNYSTKRLCQVDIADAYDHKHQCLIDKEAEQRGGLDRMSLDIAKAIYRKLATLGVQISAESFRTIKATYYRIALDIIETYYNDAVMNGLKVDRHSEEQAVELFAQNLMEAGRIFLDNPHDKPFIPSWSRVQAAIPDLQERMHAAVEEDNLGHV encoded by the coding sequence ATGAGTGATTTCTATCAGAACGGTATTATCACCAACTTTCATAATCTGACCCGTCGCCCGGTGGAGGCGCTGGAGGCCGATCTGGTGCGCTTTGCCAGCAAGCGGCCGATGAGCCTGATCCTGCCGTCGCTGTTCTCCGAGCTGGAAGGGCCGGCGCTGGACAATATCGTCAACTGTCTGGCCAAAGTGCCTTACCTGTCGGAAATCGTGATTGGTCTGGACCGTGCCGACCGTGATCAGTTTCTGTTTGCCCGCGAGTTTTTCTCCCGCCTGCCGCAGCATCACCGCATTCTGTGGAACGACGGCCCGCGCCTGCGGGCGCTGGATGCAGAGCTGGAAGCCGAAGGGCTGTCTCCGCAGGAGCCGGGCAAGGGGCGTAATGTCTGGTACTGCAGTGGTTATGTGCTGGCCTCGGCACGGGCTGAAGCGGTGGCGCTGCATGACTGTGACATCGTCACCTATGACCGCGAGATGCTGGCGCGGCTGATTTATCCGGTGGCCAACCCACAGTTCAACTACGAGTTCTGCAAGGGCTACTACTCGCGTATTGCCGAAGGCAAGCTCAATGGCCGTGTCAGCCGCCTGCTGGTGACGCCAATGATTCGCGCCCTGAAGAAAATCTATGGGCCGCTACCGTACCTTGAATACCTCGACAGCTATCGTTATCCGCTGTCCGGTGAGTTCTCCATGCGTGTCGATGTGCTCAACGATATCCGTATCCCCAGCGACTGGGGGCTGGAAATCGGCGTGCTGTCAGAGGTGCACCGCAACTACTCGACCAAGCGCCTGTGTCAGGTGGATATTGCCGATGCCTATGATCACAAGCACCAGTGCCTGATCGACAAGGAGGCCGAACAGCGCGGCGGCCTCGACCGCATGAGCCTCGATATTGCCAAGGCCATCTACCGCAAGCTGGCCACTCTCGGCGTGCAGATCAGTGCCGAGTCGTTCCGCACCATCAAGGCCACCTACTACCGCATTGCGCTGGATATTATCGAGACCTACTACAACGATGCGGTGATGAATGGCCTCAAGGTCGATCGCCACAGCGAGGAGCAGGCGGTGGAGCTGTTTGCCCAGAATCTGATGGAGGCCGGGCGCATCTTCCTCGATAACCCCCATGACAAACCCTTTATCCCGAGCTGGAGCCGGGTGCAGGCCGCCATTCCTGATTTGCAGGAACGCATGCATGCCGCGGTGGAGGAGGACAATCTCGGCCATGTCTGA
- a CDS encoding diguanylate cyclase produces MKYVFCPQQALFDPASRFGSLSALVFSFALVFATTLFSLSLIWLPEGATSIWLSDGLAAALVFRTHPARRLWIWLGIALAIVGSHLLYAMPLTVTPLPVLAHLPAILLLCQLLERLQLDHLTPNEPEQIFTVLGLAVLLPPLLSSTLGQVLATTLYPGLPLPEKATWLRWLMGDSYGLMISLPLALSCNGQRLRQLWEERPVANLLILGISTAATYNAAMYFPYPYIFILVPILAAALFLPYFTSLLLNAYTVLLATFIHDFKPLPIADLQTDSIAALHSLPFFILVITSFVFASYINRLHHDRRLILENEQRFRGAMNSSAFGMALVSPAGYYLEVNQALCRMLGYSAEELRRIRYQELTVAQDLPNNVLLDTRLLQGQLSEVHLDKRYIRRDGTTFWCHVATSIVRDEQGEPLYFVAQIHDIDREKRLQLVNQHLHERVQLALQAGSMGVWEWRPGSDDLIIDARMAALYHLPAEQTTLSREYWESLVHPDDREKLTQLAYQAASGTTTLDTLFRIRARDGGLRYIRTLAMVLRNSEGQIERLVGLDWDVTESQKMTDALFEEKERLHITLQSIGDAVLCTDNQGRITFMNPAAERLTGWPLADALQRDIEQVLDIRDADTLKVMPNPARRCLEQGQESCLNDNSVLINRHGEQLDIHDSAAPVRTRDGQLLGTVLVFQNVTQAREMQRTLRHQASHDALTGLFNRSKFEHELTTLLHNLNDEDAEHVLAFIDLDRFKIVNDSAGHAAGDAFLKQIAGLLSQRIRGSDILARLGGDEFGLLFYNCSTDKAQRLCEQLIQAIESLRLVWDERAYDVSASIGIAAIGQGNSNITELMSRADVACFSAKHAGRGRVALYQSHNGDVARHHSEILLASGVREALENDRCVLYAQPIVATSALTPHAHIEILLRMLDDSGELLSPTIFIPAAERYGLMSQLDRWVVNQVLKIKGAMLAAYPGLIVGMNLSANSLDDPRFADFLLQSIEQSVLPPERICFEVTETAIINHLAEATQLISRLRERGCLIALDDFGSGLSSFAYLKQFPVDVIKIDGAFIKQLPDNPTDRAIVECIHGLASRINAITVAEYVENDAIRRTVQDIGIHYVQGYGIARPAPLEGCLAWLEAQAAQTLLAAELPH; encoded by the coding sequence TTGAAATACGTCTTCTGCCCGCAGCAAGCTCTGTTCGACCCTGCCTCTCGTTTTGGCAGCCTGTCTGCGCTCGTATTCAGCTTTGCCCTCGTCTTCGCCACGACGCTGTTCAGCCTTTCGCTGATCTGGCTGCCCGAAGGCGCGACCTCTATCTGGTTGTCGGATGGTCTTGCCGCAGCACTGGTGTTTCGTACTCATCCGGCGCGCCGGCTATGGATCTGGCTCGGTATTGCCCTGGCCATTGTCGGCTCGCATCTCCTCTACGCTATGCCGCTGACGGTGACGCCGCTGCCGGTACTGGCACACCTGCCTGCCATCCTGCTGCTTTGCCAGCTGCTCGAGCGCCTGCAGCTGGACCACCTCACCCCCAATGAACCGGAGCAGATATTTACCGTACTGGGGCTTGCCGTGCTGCTGCCGCCGCTACTGAGCTCCACCCTGGGGCAGGTGCTGGCCACCACCCTCTACCCCGGTCTGCCGCTGCCAGAGAAAGCCACCTGGCTGCGCTGGCTGATGGGCGACAGCTATGGCCTGATGATCAGCCTGCCGCTGGCACTGAGCTGCAATGGCCAGCGCCTGCGCCAGCTGTGGGAAGAGCGCCCCGTGGCCAATCTGCTTATTCTCGGCATCTCCACCGCAGCCACGTACAACGCCGCCATGTACTTCCCTTATCCCTACATCTTCATTCTGGTGCCGATTCTCGCCGCGGCGCTGTTCCTGCCCTATTTCACCAGTTTGCTGCTCAATGCCTATACCGTCCTGCTGGCGACATTTATCCATGACTTCAAACCGCTGCCGATTGCCGATCTGCAGACCGACAGCATTGCCGCCCTGCACAGCCTGCCGTTCTTCATACTGGTCATCACCTCCTTTGTGTTCGCCTCCTATATCAACCGGCTGCACCATGACCGCCGCCTCATCCTCGAGAATGAGCAGCGCTTTCGGGGAGCAATGAACAGTTCAGCCTTTGGCATGGCGCTGGTATCACCGGCTGGCTATTACCTTGAGGTCAATCAGGCCCTGTGCCGGATGCTTGGCTACAGCGCCGAGGAGCTGCGCAGGATTCGCTATCAGGAGCTGACCGTCGCCCAGGATCTGCCCAACAACGTGCTACTGGACACCCGCCTGCTGCAGGGCCAGCTCAGTGAAGTGCATCTCGACAAGCGTTATATCCGTCGCGACGGCACGACTTTCTGGTGCCATGTGGCCACCAGCATCGTCCGCGACGAGCAGGGAGAGCCACTGTACTTCGTTGCCCAGATTCATGACATCGACCGCGAAAAACGCCTGCAGCTGGTCAACCAGCATCTGCATGAGCGGGTACAGCTGGCACTGCAGGCGGGCAGCATGGGTGTCTGGGAGTGGCGCCCCGGCAGCGATGATCTGATCATCGATGCACGCATGGCGGCGCTCTATCACCTGCCTGCCGAGCAGACCACCCTCAGTCGCGAGTACTGGGAAAGTCTGGTCCATCCGGATGACCGCGAAAAGCTGACCCAGCTGGCCTATCAGGCCGCTTCTGGCACGACGACCCTCGACACCCTGTTTCGTATCAGGGCCCGTGATGGCGGCCTGCGCTATATCCGTACCCTGGCCATGGTGCTGCGTAACAGTGAGGGGCAGATAGAACGGCTGGTGGGGCTGGACTGGGATGTGACCGAATCGCAGAAGATGACCGATGCCCTGTTCGAGGAAAAGGAGCGCCTGCATATCACCCTGCAGTCCATTGGCGATGCCGTGCTCTGCACTGACAATCAGGGTCGCATCACCTTTATGAATCCGGCGGCGGAACGCCTGACCGGCTGGCCACTGGCCGACGCCCTGCAGCGAGACATCGAACAGGTACTGGACATCCGTGATGCCGATACCCTCAAAGTCATGCCCAACCCCGCCAGACGCTGTCTGGAGCAAGGTCAGGAGTCCTGCCTGAATGACAACTCGGTACTGATCAACCGTCATGGCGAGCAGCTGGATATTCATGACTCCGCCGCCCCGGTGCGTACCCGCGACGGTCAGCTGCTCGGCACCGTACTGGTGTTCCAGAACGTTACTCAGGCACGGGAGATGCAGCGCACCCTGCGCCATCAGGCCAGTCACGATGCCCTCACCGGCCTGTTTAACCGCAGTAAGTTCGAGCATGAGCTGACCACCCTGCTGCACAATCTCAACGATGAGGATGCCGAGCACGTACTGGCCTTTATCGATCTGGATCGCTTCAAGATCGTCAACGATTCGGCCGGCCACGCCGCAGGCGACGCCTTTCTCAAGCAGATCGCCGGACTGCTCAGCCAGCGCATTCGTGGCAGCGATATTCTGGCCCGTCTGGGCGGTGATGAGTTTGGCCTGCTGTTCTACAACTGCAGCACCGACAAGGCTCAGCGGCTCTGCGAACAGCTGATCCAGGCCATTGAGTCGCTGCGGCTGGTGTGGGACGAACGGGCCTACGATGTCAGCGCCAGCATTGGCATCGCCGCCATCGGCCAGGGCAACAGCAATATCACCGAGCTGATGAGCCGTGCCGACGTGGCCTGCTTTTCGGCCAAGCATGCCGGGCGTGGCCGGGTGGCCCTGTATCAGTCACACAATGGTGATGTGGCCCGCCATCACTCGGAAATTCTGCTGGCCTCTGGTGTGCGCGAAGCGCTGGAAAATGACCGCTGCGTGCTGTACGCCCAGCCGATTGTGGCAACGTCGGCACTGACGCCCCACGCCCACATCGAGATTTTGCTGCGGATGCTGGATGACAGCGGTGAACTGCTGTCTCCCACCATTTTCATCCCGGCGGCAGAACGCTACGGCCTGATGTCGCAACTCGACCGCTGGGTGGTCAATCAGGTCCTGAAGATCAAGGGAGCCATGCTGGCCGCCTATCCGGGGCTGATTGTCGGTATGAACCTGTCAGCCAACTCGCTGGATGATCCGCGTTTTGCCGACTTCCTGCTGCAGAGTATTGAACAGTCAGTGCTGCCACCCGAGCGTATCTGCTTTGAAGTGACCGAAACGGCCATCATCAACCATCTGGCAGAGGCGACCCAGCTGATCAGCCGCCTGCGGGAACGTGGCTGTCTGATTGCACTGGATGACTTCGGCAGTGGCCTCAGCTCCTTTGCCTACCTCAAGCAGTTCCCGGTGGATGTGATCAAGATTGATGGCGCCTTCATAAAACAGCTGCCGGACAACCCCACCGACCGCGCTATCGTTGAATGCATACACGGGCTGGCGAGCCGCATCAATGCCATTACCGTGGCCGAGTATGTAGAAAACGACGCCATCCGCCGTACCGTACAGGACATTGGCATTCACTACGTGCAGGGCTATGGCATTGCTCGCCCGGCACCGCTGGAAGGCTGTCTGGCCTGGCTGGAAGCCCAGGCGGCACAGACACTGCTGGCCGCCGAACTTCCTCATTAG
- a CDS encoding tripartite tricarboxylate transporter permease — MTEFLDAFQHLLTFTHLAYLSLGVVVGLVIGIIPGLGGIAGMSLLLPFLYGMEPSVGLGMLMGLVAVVPTGDTFTSVLMGIPGSSASQATVMDGFPLARQGMAARALSAAFASSMLGGVAGAMILSVFIVVARPLVLSFSSAELFMLTLLGLSVVASLAGGNVFKGFAACGAGLLLGTIGSAPATGEYRLNLGIDYLFDGIPLVVVGLGIFALPEIIDLLIKDRAIANKPNSLGQGWSQGIKDVFKNLPLVGKCSVFGSLIGAIPGLGGSVVDWMTYSYAMQSSKDKSRFGKGEIKGVIAPESANNACSCGSMIPTLLFGVPGSGTAAVFLGGMLLLGLQPGISMVGAHLDLTYTIIWSLALANILGALLCLGLTSPVAMLTRIPFSRMAPVLLTLILFAAYQATRSLGDFIALGAIACIGVLLKGANWPRPAFLIGFVLAPGAENYFFQSIQFYGYGWMQRPGVIAIASLILLSFVAPMVRSWLQRRRDARQAGQSAAAEVKQPAEREAVTLLDWVIIGLMLLASVLAVGDIWSASELTKAFPLMAISIMGFSVAMVVVRYWMRSTTRMAASISRELVYILAFFALAVLYFTVGFISTTAVFTLFFLRFATLARWRLSGSVALGLTLFLIGMGKLMSIDYPAGFVDPYLLGMLGN; from the coding sequence ATGACTGAATTCTTAGACGCCTTTCAACACTTGCTGACCTTCACCCATCTCGCCTATCTGTCCCTCGGCGTAGTGGTGGGGCTGGTGATTGGGATTATCCCGGGGCTGGGTGGCATCGCTGGTATGTCACTGTTACTGCCCTTTCTCTACGGTATGGAACCCTCGGTCGGCCTCGGCATGCTGATGGGTCTGGTCGCAGTGGTCCCCACCGGCGATACCTTTACCTCAGTGCTGATGGGCATTCCCGGCTCCAGCGCTTCACAGGCCACCGTCATGGATGGCTTCCCGCTGGCCAGGCAGGGCATGGCGGCCCGCGCCCTGTCTGCCGCATTCGCCTCTTCCATGCTGGGCGGTGTGGCCGGTGCCATGATTCTCAGCGTGTTTATCGTGGTGGCCCGGCCACTGGTGCTGTCGTTCTCTTCCGCCGAACTGTTCATGCTCACCCTGCTCGGTCTCAGTGTGGTGGCCAGTCTGGCCGGAGGGAACGTGTTCAAGGGCTTTGCCGCCTGCGGTGCCGGCCTGTTGCTGGGCACCATCGGCAGTGCGCCTGCCACGGGCGAATACCGCCTGAATCTGGGCATCGACTACCTGTTTGATGGCATTCCTCTGGTGGTGGTTGGTCTGGGTATCTTCGCCCTGCCGGAAATCATCGACCTGCTGATCAAGGACCGTGCCATTGCCAACAAACCCAACAGCCTGGGTCAGGGCTGGAGCCAGGGCATTAAGGATGTCTTCAAGAACCTGCCATTAGTTGGCAAATGCTCGGTATTCGGCAGCCTGATCGGCGCCATCCCCGGCCTCGGTGGCTCGGTGGTTGACTGGATGACCTACAGCTACGCCATGCAGTCCAGCAAGGACAAGTCACGCTTCGGCAAAGGTGAAATCAAAGGGGTTATCGCGCCGGAATCTGCCAACAATGCCTGCTCCTGCGGCAGCATGATCCCCACCCTGCTGTTTGGTGTACCCGGCTCAGGCACGGCAGCCGTGTTCCTTGGCGGTATGCTGCTGCTTGGTCTGCAGCCCGGCATTTCCATGGTCGGCGCCCATCTGGACCTGACCTACACCATTATCTGGTCACTGGCGCTGGCCAATATTCTCGGTGCCCTGCTGTGCCTGGGTCTCACTTCACCGGTAGCCATGCTGACCCGCATTCCCTTCTCACGCATGGCACCGGTGCTGCTGACACTGATCCTGTTTGCTGCCTATCAGGCTACCCGCAGCCTCGGTGACTTCATCGCCCTCGGCGCCATCGCCTGCATCGGTGTGCTGCTGAAAGGCGCCAACTGGCCACGCCCAGCCTTCCTGATTGGCTTCGTGCTGGCCCCGGGTGCAGAGAACTACTTCTTCCAGAGTATCCAGTTCTACGGCTACGGCTGGATGCAACGCCCCGGCGTGATCGCCATCGCCAGTCTGATCCTGCTGAGCTTTGTCGCCCCCATGGTACGCAGCTGGCTGCAACGCCGCCGCGATGCCCGACAGGCAGGTCAGTCTGCCGCGGCAGAGGTGAAGCAGCCTGCCGAACGGGAAGCCGTTACCCTGCTGGACTGGGTGATCATCGGCCTGATGCTGCTGGCCTCGGTACTGGCCGTGGGTGACATCTGGTCGGCCTCTGAACTGACCAAGGCCTTCCCGCTGATGGCCATCAGTATCATGGGCTTCTCCGTGGCCATGGTAGTGGTGCGCTACTGGATGCGCTCGACCACCCGTATGGCCGCCAGTATCAGTCGCGAACTGGTGTATATCCTCGCCTTCTTCGCGCTGGCGGTGCTGTATTTCACCGTCGGATTTATCAGCACCACGGCGGTGTTCACCCTGTTCTTCCTGCGCTTTGCCACCCTCGCCCGCTGGCGCCTGTCCGGCAGCGTGGCACTGGGGCTGACACTGTTCCTGATCGGCATGGGCAAACTGATGAGCATCGATTACCCGGCAGGCTTTGTGGACCCTTATCTGCTGGGCATGCTGGGTAACTAA
- a CDS encoding tricarboxylate transporter: MKKLTALLASAALTLSLSGTGQAVANTLPSTINWTIPFGVGGGTDVWARFVSPHLDKYLTDSPTLVIKNVPGGGSITGTNLFYNRARSDGSDIIGTSASTLYPYMLGDQRVRYDFNKWTAILASPTGGVVYIQPDLGVKGAADLAKLKDTPMPFAAQGPTQLELPVMMALDMLGFNLKPVFGMKSRGEGRLAFERGEARVDFQTTSAYLASVKDLEQQGKAVPLFSLGILNGDGKVVRDPAFPDIPTFQEVYKEYKGEEPSGPEYEVYFKFFAAGFAFQKVLFIPTDVPAAVYDSYISAVEKMVKDPDFNKEAVEQIGPYENITGRAAEQYISDAVNMSPERQQWVKNWLQTKFNVSVN; the protein is encoded by the coding sequence ATGAAAAAGCTGACTGCACTCCTCGCCTCCGCCGCCCTGACCCTCAGCCTGAGTGGCACAGGCCAGGCCGTAGCCAACACCCTGCCCTCGACCATCAACTGGACCATTCCGTTTGGCGTCGGCGGTGGCACCGATGTATGGGCACGCTTTGTGTCCCCGCATCTGGATAAATACCTGACTGACTCGCCCACGCTGGTCATCAAGAACGTACCGGGGGGTGGCTCCATCACCGGTACCAACCTGTTCTACAACCGTGCCCGCAGCGATGGCAGCGACATTATTGGCACCTCCGCCTCCACCCTTTACCCCTACATGCTGGGCGACCAGCGGGTGCGCTACGATTTCAACAAGTGGACAGCCATTCTGGCCTCCCCCACCGGCGGTGTGGTCTACATCCAGCCGGATCTGGGAGTGAAAGGCGCAGCGGATCTGGCCAAACTGAAAGACACACCAATGCCTTTTGCCGCACAGGGCCCGACCCAGCTGGAGCTGCCGGTGATGATGGCGCTGGATATGCTCGGCTTCAATCTGAAACCGGTGTTTGGCATGAAGAGCCGTGGCGAGGGCCGGCTGGCCTTTGAGCGCGGCGAAGCCAGGGTAGACTTCCAGACCACCTCGGCCTATCTGGCCTCGGTCAAGGACCTGGAACAACAGGGCAAGGCTGTGCCGCTGTTCTCGCTGGGCATTCTCAATGGCGATGGAAAAGTCGTCCGTGATCCGGCATTCCCCGATATTCCTACCTTCCAGGAGGTCTACAAGGAGTACAAAGGTGAAGAGCCGTCAGGCCCTGAATACGAGGTGTACTTCAAGTTCTTTGCGGCAGGCTTCGCCTTCCAGAAAGTGCTCTTCATTCCGACCGATGTGCCTGCCGCCGTCTACGACAGCTACATCAGTGCGGTAGAAAAGATGGTGAAAGACCCTGATTTCAACAAGGAAGCCGTCGAGCAGATCGGCCCGTACGAGAACATCACTGGCCGCGCTGCCGAGCAGTACATCAGTGATGCCGTCAACATGTCGCCAGAACGCCAGCAGTGGGTGAAAAACTGGCTGCAAACCAAGTTCAACGTCTCCGTCAACTGA
- a CDS encoding 4-oxalomesaconate tautomerase encodes MSHSIPCMIMRGGTSRGPYLRLEDLPNDREACAAILQHIMGAGHELQLDGIGGGNSLTSKVAMVGRSDCAEADVDYLFAQVGIAEKKVDFSPNCGNMLAGVAPFAIETGLVMPQACSTLVRIRNLNTNKIIHAQVPTVDGNVVYDGDTLISGAPNPAAPIKLTFIDVQGAKTGRLFPTGLLLEEIDGIAVTCIDAAMPCVLIHASDLGKTGSETPAELDSDEVFMARLEKLRRQAGQRMGLGDVSEQVIPKPVLLSAARHGGTLQARYFVPQRCHKALAVTGSIAIATAAGFPETVAGQLIAPATELSLVHIEHPTGSIELEVVRDELNPAQVKAVSLLRTARKILSGTVFLP; translated from the coding sequence ATGTCACACAGTATTCCTTGCATGATCATGCGCGGCGGCACCTCCCGGGGACCGTACCTGCGCCTGGAGGACCTGCCCAACGACCGTGAGGCGTGTGCAGCTATCCTCCAACACATCATGGGAGCCGGACATGAGCTGCAGCTGGATGGTATTGGCGGCGGCAACAGTCTGACCAGCAAGGTAGCCATGGTGGGGCGCTCGGACTGCGCCGAAGCGGATGTCGACTACCTGTTTGCGCAGGTAGGCATCGCCGAGAAGAAAGTCGATTTCTCCCCCAACTGCGGCAATATGCTGGCCGGGGTCGCTCCCTTCGCCATTGAAACCGGACTGGTTATGCCTCAGGCGTGCTCCACCCTGGTGCGTATCCGCAACCTCAACACCAACAAGATCATCCATGCCCAGGTGCCTACCGTGGACGGCAATGTCGTCTATGACGGCGATACGCTGATCAGCGGCGCCCCCAATCCTGCTGCGCCGATTAAACTGACCTTTATCGACGTACAGGGTGCCAAGACCGGGCGCCTGTTCCCTACCGGACTTCTGCTGGAGGAGATCGACGGTATCGCCGTGACCTGCATCGATGCCGCCATGCCATGCGTGCTGATCCACGCCAGCGACCTGGGTAAGACTGGCAGCGAAACACCCGCCGAACTGGATAGCGACGAAGTGTTCATGGCACGGCTGGAGAAGCTGCGCCGGCAGGCCGGGCAGCGGATGGGGCTGGGGGACGTCAGTGAGCAGGTCATCCCCAAACCGGTATTGCTCTCTGCGGCCCGCCACGGCGGCACCCTGCAGGCACGCTATTTCGTTCCGCAGCGCTGCCACAAGGCGCTGGCCGTCACCGGCAGCATTGCCATTGCCACTGCTGCGGGCTTCCCCGAAACCGTGGCCGGGCAACTGATTGCGCCAGCCACTGAACTGTCGCTGGTGCACATCGAACACCCGACCGGCAGCATTGAACTGGAGGTGGTGCGAGATGAACTCAATCCCGCTCAGGTCAAGGCCGTGTCACTGCTACGCACCGCCCGCAAGATTCTGTCCGGCACCGTGTTTCTGCCCTGA
- a CDS encoding LysR family transcriptional regulator: MHQIEFKDLAIFVRVAESGNFHEAAEAMHLSQPALSRRMQRLESILGTQLFERTTRKTWLTSAGREFLPKARRMLEDFEVSVLSIKEMATQQKGKVTIACIPTAAFYFLPSVIRIFNERYPGIRIQILDASANEGLEAVIRGDADFGINMAIAQHPEVSFTPLVDDPFVVCIRKDHPLASQSSISWEDLTPYKLITVSRASGNRSLLDSALVQEGVKLNGFYEVQHLSTSLGLVEMGLGVSVVPHMAMPLNEASMLTCRPLAHSIMRSIGVVRRSATGISPAAELFVAILLEVWPYHVKTDVVAG, from the coding sequence ATGCATCAAATCGAATTCAAGGATCTGGCGATCTTTGTGCGGGTCGCAGAATCAGGCAATTTTCACGAGGCGGCAGAGGCCATGCATCTGTCGCAACCGGCTTTGAGCCGACGCATGCAACGGCTGGAAAGCATCCTCGGCACCCAGCTGTTTGAGCGCACCACGCGCAAGACCTGGCTGACCTCGGCCGGGCGTGAGTTTTTGCCCAAGGCGCGCCGTATGCTGGAGGATTTCGAGGTGTCGGTGCTCAGCATCAAAGAGATGGCTACGCAGCAGAAGGGCAAGGTCACCATCGCCTGTATTCCCACTGCCGCGTTCTACTTCCTGCCCAGCGTGATCCGTATTTTTAACGAACGTTACCCGGGCATTCGCATCCAGATTCTCGATGCCAGTGCCAATGAGGGACTGGAGGCGGTGATTCGTGGCGACGCCGACTTCGGTATCAACATGGCCATAGCCCAGCACCCGGAAGTCAGCTTCACTCCGCTGGTGGATGACCCCTTTGTGGTCTGTATCCGCAAGGATCATCCGCTGGCCAGCCAGTCCAGCATCAGCTGGGAAGATCTCACCCCGTACAAACTGATCACCGTCAGCCGTGCCAGTGGCAACCGTTCACTGCTGGACAGCGCTCTGGTGCAGGAAGGGGTCAAGCTGAACGGGTTTTACGAGGTGCAGCACCTGTCTACGTCACTGGGGCTGGTGGAAATGGGATTGGGGGTATCGGTAGTACCGCATATGGCGATGCCTCTCAATGAGGCCTCAATGCTGACCTGCCGGCCACTGGCCCACAGCATCATGCGTTCCATCGGTGTGGTACGACGTAGTGCAACCGGTATTTCACCGGCCGCAGAGCTGTTTGTGGCGATCCTGCTGGAAGTGTGGCCCTACCACGTCAAAACCGATGTGGTGGCCGGTTGA
- a CDS encoding tyrosinase family protein, giving the protein MSGAESSALVRSANRNVRVRKSLYRLTDSELNDLRNAFEGLYAVSADGGNNDERGYQWIAGVHGLPIPFYCQHGNLNFPTWHRAYIYEFELRLQDQVAGVMLPYWDWTSAEAIANGLPKAVTDQTYIDLKTGETKPNPLYAAFSQVTGTMTQRSPSPSSALEQLKLQVELALRQKTYDRFSPALENPHGGLHVWVGGDMASVPTAAYDPIFWMHHCNVDRQWFEWQRQNGDSTVPQAQLDFVCAPFTYTGEQTLDTKFFGYTYVDAEAFVEINQETMPRTDTGNELTFQIPFHTTPFKHAFLELQGVAKTEDSYKVNIYLGDGSDSSGADSPDPAAGFASTLYLFGHGQCAGGKGHCQYANHQQPFDRRPESHLKPYNTYVDITEALKRYKVEDDKVRVTLKVYDCDANATHTREVKMRGASIVTHE; this is encoded by the coding sequence ATGAGCGGAGCAGAATCATCAGCCCTGGTACGCAGTGCCAATCGTAATGTACGCGTCAGAAAAAGCCTCTATCGCCTTACCGACAGCGAACTGAATGATCTCCGAAATGCCTTCGAGGGGCTCTATGCCGTATCGGCGGACGGAGGCAACAACGACGAACGCGGTTACCAGTGGATCGCCGGCGTTCACGGTCTGCCCATCCCCTTCTACTGCCAGCACGGCAATCTGAACTTCCCGACCTGGCACCGTGCCTATATCTACGAGTTTGAGCTGCGCCTGCAGGATCAGGTTGCCGGGGTCATGCTGCCCTATTGGGACTGGACCTCCGCTGAAGCCATCGCCAATGGACTCCCCAAAGCAGTGACCGACCAGACCTATATCGATTTGAAGACGGGCGAAACCAAACCCAATCCACTTTATGCCGCCTTCAGTCAGGTGACCGGCACCATGACTCAGCGCAGCCCCAGCCCTTCATCAGCACTTGAACAACTCAAGCTTCAGGTGGAACTGGCATTGCGGCAGAAAACCTATGATCGCTTTTCGCCCGCGCTGGAAAACCCCCATGGCGGTCTGCACGTCTGGGTAGGCGGCGACATGGCCAGTGTGCCAACAGCCGCCTACGACCCGATTTTCTGGATGCATCACTGCAACGTGGATCGTCAGTGGTTCGAGTGGCAGCGGCAGAACGGTGACAGCACGGTACCACAGGCACAGCTGGACTTTGTCTGCGCGCCCTTCACCTACACGGGCGAGCAGACACTGGATACCAAATTCTTCGGATATACCTATGTGGATGCCGAGGCCTTTGTCGAAATCAATCAGGAGACCATGCCCAGAACAGACACAGGTAATGAACTGACCTTTCAGATCCCCTTCCACACCACACCCTTCAAGCATGCTTTTCTTGAATTACAGGGGGTGGCCAAGACTGAAGACAGCTACAAGGTGAATATCTATCTGGGAGACGGTAGCGACAGCAGTGGTGCGGACTCACCTGATCCGGCCGCAGGCTTTGCCAGCACTCTCTATTTGTTTGGCCACGGCCAGTGCGCGGGTGGTAAAGGCCACTGTCAGTATGCCAATCACCAGCAACCTTTTGATCGCAGGCCGGAAAGTCACCTCAAGCCCTATAACACCTACGTCGACATCACCGAGGCACTGAAGCGTTACAAGGTTGAGGATGACAAGGTCAGAGTCACCCTTAAGGTGTATGACTGTGATGCCAATGCAACCCACACCAGAGAGGTGAAAATGCGCGGCGCCTCAATCGTGACTCACGAGTGA